The genomic window GGTCTCGTTCTCCGCCGAACACGTCCGGATCGAGAAGGAGAAGGTACTCGCCTCGGTGGTCCTCCCCGACAACCTCGACGCCCACACCGCCCGCGGTCAGTACGGCCCCGGATGGCAGGGCGGCGAGGAGGTCGTCGGATACATGCAGGAGGCCAACATCCCCCCGACGTCCACGACCGAGACCTATGCCGCGATCACCGTGCACGTGGACACCCGCCGGTGGGCCGGTGTTCCGTTCTACCTGCGGACCGGCAAGCGCCTCGGCCGGCGGGTCTCCGAGATCGCCGTGGTCTTCAAGCGCGCCCCGCACCTGCCGTTCGCAACGACCGACACCGAGGAGCTCGGGTCGAACACCCTGGTCATCCGCGTGCAGCCCGACGAGGGGATCACGATGAAGTTCGGGTCGAAGGTCCCCGGCACCCAGATGGAGGTGCGCGACGTCACCATGGACTTCATGTACGGCGACTCGTTCACCGAGTCCAGCCCGGAGGCCTACGAACGGCTCATCCTCGACGTGCTGCTGGGCGATCCGCCCCTGTTCCCCCGCCACCAGGAAGTGGAGATGTCGTGGCGCATCCTCGACCCGATCCTCGCCAATTGGGCCAAGAGCGGCAGGCCCGACACCTACGATCCCGGGACCTGGGGTCCGGCAAGTTCTGACGAGATGCTGTCCCGCAACGGCCGGGTCTGGCGGCGGCCATGACCATCCGCCTGGAGAAGACGACGGCCGGCGACATCGTGCGCACCATCAACGAGGAGCGCCACCGGATCGGCGCCACCGCAACCGGCATGGTACTGACGCTGATCATCGTCACCGACGAGGAGAACCAGTCCGACGCAACCCGCGCGGCGTCCTACTCGGCGATGGAACACCCCTGCCGCATCATCACGCTCATCCCCCGACCGGGCCGCGTGGAGCCCCAACTGGATGCCAACATCGACGTCGGAGATGCCTTCGGGCCGGGCGAGACCGTGCGCCTGCGTCTGCGCGGCGACCTGGCTGAGCACGGTGCGTCGGTGGCTCTGCCGCTGCTGCTTCCGGATACACCCGTGGTCGTGTGGTGGCCCACCACCTCCCCCGACGTGCCGTCGCAGGATCCTATCGGGTCGATGGCGCGCCGCCGCATCACCGACGCCGCGGCCAGTCACCACCCGATGCACGAATTGCTGGAGCGCCAGCGAGGCTACGCGGCCGGCGACACCGATCTGGCGTGGACCCGGACTACCACCTGGCGATCCATGCTGGCCGCGGCTCTCGACCAGCCGTTCCAGACCATCACCCACGTCGACGTCAGTTGCGAGCGGTCGAACCCCTCGGGGGCTCTGCTGCAGGCCTGGCTGCACACATGCCTGGAGGTCCCGGTCGAGATGCACCGTAGCCAGGGACCAGGGATCACGGCAGTGGTCATCCACACACAGGGCGGCCCGATCGAACTCACCCGGCCCGACGGCCGCACCGGGCGGCTGTCCCGGCCCGGTGTGGCCAGCCACGACGTGCCCCTCCCCCGACGCGATCTGCGGGACCTGATCGGTGAGGAACTGCGCCGGCTCGACCCGGACGACACCTACGCCGAGGCGCTGGCCGCCGTGGCGCCGCCCGCACGCCGCCCCACCGCGAAGAAAGCCGCGGCGCAACCACCGGACCAGCAGACCGACACTGCGCCCGCGGCTGAGGCGTCTTCGTGAGTGCAGTGCAGATCGGCGTCCACCCCGACGCGGCCGCGGTCTCGCGCACGGTCGCCAACCGGATGGCCGGCACCATCGTCCGCACCTTGGCCGCGCACGACCTCGCGCACATCTGCATCACGGGTGGGCGGGGGGGCCACGGTGCCCTGAGCAGCCTCGCGGCGGACACCGGCATCGATTGGAGCCGTGTGCACATCTGGTGGTCCGATGAGCGGTTCCTGCCCCACGGCGACGACGAACGCAACGACACGATGGCCAGGGCGGCGCTGCTCGACCGGGTGGATGTTCCCAGCGCGAACGTGCACCCCATGCCCGCCAGCGACTCGGTCGCGGACGTGGCCGAGGGCGCCGCATCGTACGCCGCCGAATTGGCGGCGTTCAGTGATCCGTGTCCGGCGTTCTGCGTGTCCATCCTGGGGATGGGCGAGGACGGGCACGTGGCGTCGCTGTTCCCCGAGCACCCCGGTTTGCGAGAAACCCGTCCGGTCTTCGCAGTCCTGGACTCCCCGAAGCCGCCGCCCGTGCGGATCTCCATGTCCTTCGACGTCATCAACGCCGCCGACGAGGTCATCCTCATCGCATCCGGAGCCGGGAAGGCCGA from Micrococcales bacterium includes these protein-coding regions:
- a CDS encoding glucose-6-phosphate dehydrogenase assembly protein OpcA, whose protein sequence is MTIRLEKTTAGDIVRTINEERHRIGATATGMVLTLIIVTDEENQSDATRAASYSAMEHPCRIITLIPRPGRVEPQLDANIDVGDAFGPGETVRLRLRGDLAEHGASVALPLLLPDTPVVVWWPTTSPDVPSQDPIGSMARRRITDAAASHHPMHELLERQRGYAAGDTDLAWTRTTTWRSMLAAALDQPFQTITHVDVSCERSNPSGALLQAWLHTCLEVPVEMHRSQGPGITAVVIHTQGGPIELTRPDGRTGRLSRPGVASHDVPLPRRDLRDLIGEELRRLDPDDTYAEALAAVAPPARRPTAKKAAAQPPDQQTDTAPAAEASS
- the pgl gene encoding 6-phosphogluconolactonase, with amino-acid sequence MSAVQIGVHPDAAAVSRTVANRMAGTIVRTLAAHDLAHICITGGRGGHGALSSLAADTGIDWSRVHIWWSDERFLPHGDDERNDTMARAALLDRVDVPSANVHPMPASDSVADVAEGAASYAAELAAFSDPCPAFCVSILGMGEDGHVASLFPEHPGLRETRPVFAVLDSPKPPPVRISMSFDVINAADEVILIASGAGKADAVGLFVNDPGPLAVPAAGVHGRSLTFLALDETAAVHLPPGLRRYR